A region from the Fimbriimonadaceae bacterium genome encodes:
- the coaBC gene encoding bifunctional phosphopantothenoylcysteine decarboxylase/phosphopantothenate--cysteine ligase CoaBC — MAEVVLGVSGSVAAYRACDLARELMRAGFGVRVCLTDSAERFVSRALFEALTGRPCLQDTFDEPEAGRMAHIDWARAASVLVVAPATANTLAKLAHGVGDDMLTTLALAYRGPVVVAPAMNPAMYAHQATQTSLAVLRGRGVDVVEPTEGDVACGENGQGKLASIATIVAATQAAVDRSRRLDGQSVLITAGPTEEAIDDVRTITNRSSGKMGFALARVCRDMGARVVVVAGPTTATPPADVDVVRVRTAEEMLQAATRLAQGVDLVFAAAAVADYRPAERVVGKMRRTAEAIDLKLVPNPDIVATLARDCPHAKVVAFAAEPGEGLETAREKMARKGVAAIAVNDVSRADVGFDSDDNEITLLTDDGQVSKSGKRSKLACARWLVEQVT, encoded by the coding sequence GTGGCCGAGGTAGTCCTGGGCGTCAGCGGGTCGGTCGCCGCCTACCGGGCCTGCGACCTTGCCCGCGAACTCATGCGTGCCGGGTTCGGAGTGCGCGTTTGCCTGACCGACTCCGCCGAACGGTTTGTCTCCCGGGCGTTGTTCGAGGCCCTGACGGGCCGTCCGTGCCTGCAAGACACCTTTGACGAACCCGAGGCGGGCCGCATGGCCCACATCGACTGGGCCAGGGCCGCGTCGGTCCTCGTCGTCGCCCCGGCCACCGCCAACACCCTGGCCAAGCTGGCCCATGGTGTCGGTGACGACATGCTGACGACCCTCGCCTTGGCGTACCGCGGCCCCGTCGTCGTCGCCCCCGCCATGAACCCGGCGATGTATGCCCACCAAGCGACCCAAACGAGCCTGGCCGTCCTTCGTGGACGCGGGGTCGACGTGGTGGAACCGACCGAGGGCGACGTCGCCTGCGGCGAGAACGGCCAGGGCAAGCTGGCCTCCATCGCGACGATCGTGGCGGCGACCCAGGCGGCCGTCGACCGCTCCCGACGCCTCGATGGCCAATCCGTCCTCATCACGGCGGGCCCGACCGAAGAAGCGATCGACGACGTCCGTACGATCACCAACCGGTCCAGCGGCAAAATGGGCTTTGCGCTGGCCCGCGTGTGCCGGGACATGGGGGCCCGGGTCGTCGTCGTCGCCGGGCCGACGACCGCCACCCCGCCCGCCGACGTCGATGTCGTGCGGGTGCGAACGGCTGAAGAGATGCTCCAGGCCGCCACCCGCCTGGCCCAGGGCGTCGACTTGGTCTTCGCCGCCGCCGCCGTGGCCGATTACCGGCCCGCGGAGCGGGTAGTCGGCAAGATGCGCCGGACGGCGGAGGCCATCGACCTCAAGCTTGTCCCCAACCCCGACATCGTCGCGACTTTGGCCCGTGACTGTCCCCACGCCAAAGTCGTCGCGTTTGCCGCCGAACCGGGCGAAGGGCTCGAAACGGCCCGGGAGAAAATGGCCCGTAAGGGCGTGGCCGCGATCGCCGTGAACGACGTCTCCCGCGCCGATGTCGGGTTTGACAGTGACGACAACGAGATCACCCTTTTGACCGATGACGGTCAGGTTTCAAAATCGGGCAAGCGGAGCAAGCTGGCCTGCGCCCGGTGGCTGGTCGAGCAGGTCACTTGA